In Apilactobacillus bombintestini, one genomic interval encodes:
- a CDS encoding YutD family protein produces the protein MDRKSIEDLVEEKRENAKPLAHIKMGEQNNILINGHDYEIMDNQNDCFNLDDFSRQYNPIFSRYSYIVGDYGYGVLRLKGFSEDGTHTPLQNQFSAINDYLYEYANMGADYFVLHNLEVKSKPIATKKRHRRNRKNNRRPFIKEKVTTDKGPLNKRKRLTVTKSEGHGKRHFTIKQRED, from the coding sequence TTGGATCGAAAGAGTATTGAGGATTTAGTAGAAGAGAAAAGAGAAAATGCTAAACCGTTAGCTCATATTAAAATGGGTGAACAAAATAATATTTTAATCAATGGTCATGATTATGAAATCATGGATAACCAGAATGATTGTTTTAATTTGGATGATTTTTCTAGACAATATAATCCTATTTTTAGCAGATATAGCTATATAGTAGGAGATTATGGCTATGGAGTACTTAGATTAAAAGGATTTTCTGAAGATGGGACCCATACACCTTTGCAAAATCAATTTTCTGCTATTAATGATTATTTGTATGAATATGCTAATATGGGTGCAGACTACTTTGTCTTGCATAATTTAGAAGTAAAGAGTAAGCCTATTGCTACTAAAAAGAGACACCGTAGAAATCGCAAAAATAATCGACGTCCATTTATAAAAGAAAAGGTAACTACAGATAAAGGACCATTAAATAAGAGAAAACGATTAACTGTTACTAAATCTGAAGGACATGGGAAACGTCATTTTACAATTAAACAACGAGAAGACTAG
- a CDS encoding class I SAM-dependent methyltransferase, which translates to MKIEPSVKYSHTILSQVIKPGDNVIDATVGKGNDTEFMANLVGNHGHVYGFDLQEEAIKYTKKRLTDKSLINNVDLFNTGHENIHSYVDKPISAAIFNLGYLPGSDKNIITKPETTLSALQDCLNLLSVNGIVIAVIYYGHDGGKEEKNAVLDWAKKLDQKKYTSLQYQFINQIHCPPILLAIQKKSN; encoded by the coding sequence GTGAAAATAGAACCTTCAGTTAAATATAGTCATACAATTCTATCTCAAGTAATAAAACCGGGAGATAACGTTATTGATGCCACGGTAGGAAAAGGTAACGATACTGAATTCATGGCTAATTTAGTAGGAAATCATGGACATGTTTATGGTTTTGATTTACAAGAAGAAGCTATTAAATATACTAAAAAGAGATTAACGGATAAATCGTTAATTAACAATGTTGATTTATTTAATACTGGCCATGAAAATATTCATAGCTATGTAGATAAACCTATATCAGCTGCAATTTTTAATTTAGGATATTTACCTGGTAGTGATAAAAATATCATTACTAAACCTGAAACTACCCTATCTGCCCTTCAGGACTGCTTAAACTTATTATCAGTGAATGGTATTGTTATTGCAGTAATTTACTATGGTCACGATGGTGGCAAGGAAGAAAAGAATGCCGTACTAGATTGGGCAAAGAAATTAGATCAGAAAAAATATACTTCTTTACAATATCAATTCATTAATCAAATACATTGCCCTCCTATCCTACTTGCAATACAAAAAAAGTCCAACTAA
- the leuS gene encoding leucine--tRNA ligase, with protein sequence MSYNHKKIEQKWQKYWSENETFKTTNDDKKDNFYALDMFPYPSGQGLHVGHPEGYTATDIVARFERMRGKNVLHPIGFDAFGLPAEQYALKTGHHPGSFTEKNIEHFREQIKSLGFSYDWDREVNTTDPKYYKWTQWIFEQLYKKGLAYEDEIEVNWAPDFMGGTVVANEEVVDGKTERGGYPVYRVPMKQWVLKITAYADRLIDDLDDLDWPESIKEMQRNWIGRSRGASVFFDVKGHKDQVEVFTTRPDTLFGASYIVLSPEHDLVDKIVTDEHKDAIKAYRKEVSTKSDLERTDLNKDKSGVFTGAYAINPINGEELPIWIGDYVLSSYGTGAIMAVPAHDDRDYEFAKKFDLDIKPVIEGGDIDKEAFTGDGKHINSGFLNGMNKKDAIEAAIKWLEEHKAGHAKTNYRLRDWIFSRQRYWGEPIPVIHWEDGETTLVPEDELPLKLPETDNIEPSGTGESPLANIDDWVNVVDKNGRKGKRETNTMPQWAGSSWYYLRYIDPHNDKMLADPELLKKWLPVDLYIGGAEHAVLHLLYARFWHKVLYDLGVVPTKEPFQKLVNQGMILGTNHEKMSKSKGNVVNPDDIVEEYGADTLRLYEMFMGPLTESKPWSTEGLNGSNRWVKRVWRLLIDDDDNLRDRVTTVNDHKLDKIYNKTVKQVTEDIKNLRFNIAISSMMVFVNECYKQDSLFLDYMEGFVKLISPIMPHIAEELWSKLGHDNTITYAEWPTYDESKLVDDEVQIVVQVNGKVRSHIKVATDASKDAIQEAAMSDEKVKEFIDGKNIRKVIVIPGKIVNIVAN encoded by the coding sequence ATGTCATACAATCATAAGAAAATTGAACAAAAATGGCAAAAATATTGGTCAGAAAATGAAACTTTTAAAACAACCAATGATGACAAGAAAGATAATTTCTACGCACTAGATATGTTTCCATATCCATCAGGACAAGGCCTTCACGTAGGACATCCAGAAGGTTACACAGCAACTGATATTGTTGCTCGTTTTGAACGTATGCGTGGAAAGAATGTTTTGCATCCAATTGGATTTGATGCATTTGGTCTACCTGCAGAACAATACGCATTGAAGACTGGACATCATCCTGGTTCATTTACTGAAAAAAACATTGAACACTTTAGAGAACAAATTAAATCACTTGGTTTCTCATATGACTGGGATCGTGAAGTAAATACTACTGATCCTAAGTACTACAAGTGGACACAATGGATTTTTGAACAACTTTATAAAAAAGGCTTAGCTTACGAAGATGAAATTGAAGTAAACTGGGCACCTGATTTTATGGGTGGAACTGTAGTTGCCAATGAAGAAGTTGTTGATGGTAAGACTGAACGTGGTGGTTATCCTGTATACCGTGTTCCAATGAAACAATGGGTATTAAAAATTACTGCTTACGCAGATCGATTGATTGACGATTTGGATGATCTAGATTGGCCTGAAAGCATTAAAGAAATGCAACGTAACTGGATTGGCCGTTCTAGAGGTGCTAGTGTATTCTTTGATGTAAAAGGTCATAAAGACCAAGTAGAAGTATTTACTACAAGACCAGATACATTATTCGGTGCTTCTTACATTGTTCTTTCACCTGAACATGATTTAGTTGATAAGATTGTTACTGATGAACATAAAGATGCAATTAAAGCATACCGTAAGGAAGTATCCACTAAATCAGATCTAGAAAGAACTGATTTAAATAAGGATAAATCTGGAGTATTCACTGGTGCATATGCTATTAACCCAATTAATGGTGAAGAACTACCAATTTGGATTGGTGATTATGTATTATCTTCATATGGAACTGGTGCTATTATGGCGGTTCCAGCTCATGATGATAGAGATTACGAATTTGCTAAGAAATTCGATTTAGATATTAAACCAGTTATCGAAGGTGGAGATATTGATAAAGAAGCATTCACGGGTGATGGTAAGCATATTAATTCTGGCTTTTTAAATGGCATGAACAAGAAAGATGCTATTGAAGCAGCTATTAAGTGGCTAGAAGAACATAAAGCTGGTCATGCTAAGACTAATTACCGTTTGAGAGATTGGATTTTCTCACGTCAAAGATACTGGGGTGAACCAATTCCAGTTATTCATTGGGAAGATGGTGAAACTACATTAGTTCCTGAAGACGAACTTCCATTGAAGTTACCAGAAACTGATAATATTGAACCATCAGGTACTGGTGAATCACCATTAGCTAATATTGACGACTGGGTAAACGTGGTAGATAAAAATGGTCGTAAAGGTAAACGTGAAACTAATACCATGCCACAATGGGCTGGAAGTTCATGGTACTACCTAAGATACATCGATCCACATAATGATAAGATGTTAGCAGATCCTGAATTATTAAAGAAGTGGTTACCAGTTGATCTATACATTGGTGGTGCAGAACACGCTGTTCTTCATTTACTATATGCTAGATTCTGGCACAAAGTTCTTTATGACTTAGGAGTAGTTCCAACTAAGGAACCATTCCAAAAACTAGTTAACCAAGGAATGATTTTAGGAACTAACCATGAAAAGATGTCTAAGTCTAAAGGTAACGTTGTTAACCCAGATGATATCGTTGAAGAATATGGTGCTGATACCCTAAGACTTTACGAAATGTTTATGGGTCCACTTACTGAATCCAAGCCATGGAGTACTGAAGGATTAAATGGTTCCAACAGATGGGTTAAACGTGTATGGAGATTACTTATTGATGATGATGATAACCTACGTGATCGTGTAACTACTGTTAATGATCATAAGTTGGATAAAATCTATAATAAGACTGTTAAACAAGTTACTGAAGATATTAAGAACTTACGCTTCAACATTGCTATTTCCAGTATGATGGTATTTGTTAACGAATGCTACAAGCAAGACAGTTTATTCTTGGATTACATGGAAGGATTTGTAAAACTAATTTCTCCAATTATGCCTCACATTGCTGAAGAATTATGGAGTAAATTAGGTCATGACAATACTATTACTTATGCTGAATGGCCAACTTATGATGAAAGTAAATTGGTTGACGATGAAGTTCAAATCGTAGTACAAGTAAATGGTAAAGTTAGATCACACATTAAAGTAGCTACAGATGCATCTAAAGATGCTATTCAAGAAGCTGCTATGAGTGATGAAAAGGTAAAGGAATTTATCGATGGCAAAAATATCAGAAAAGTAATCGTTATTCCTGGAAAGATTGTTAACATCGTCGCTAACTAA
- the metK gene encoding methionine adenosyltransferase: protein MQERHLFTSESVSEGHPDKIADQISDAILDAMLEQDPDSRVACECSVTTGLVLVFGEITTKAYVNIQKIVRDTIKSIGYDNDQYGFDGNTCAVLVAIDEQSPDIAQGVDDSLETRDSSEDDLDKIGAGDQGLMFGYAVDETPELMPLPISLSHKLMRKIAQLRKEGTISYLRPDAKAEVTVEYDDNDKPVSVDTVVISTQHDPDVSLDQIRKDMVEKLIKQVIPAELLTDKTKYFINPTGRFVIGGPQGDAGLTGRKIIVDTYGGAAHHGGGAFSGKDATKVDRSASYAARYIAKNIVAAKLANRVEVQIAYAIGVAKPVSISVNTFGTAKVSESDLIKAIREIFDLRPAGIIKMLDLKRPIYKQTAAYGHFGRTDIDLPWEHLDKVDDLKNYFK from the coding sequence ATGCAAGAAAGACATTTATTTACTTCAGAATCTGTTTCAGAAGGACATCCTGATAAAATTGCTGATCAAATCAGTGATGCTATTTTGGATGCTATGCTAGAACAAGATCCTGATTCCAGAGTTGCCTGTGAATGTTCAGTAACTACTGGTTTAGTTTTAGTTTTTGGGGAAATTACTACTAAGGCTTATGTAAACATTCAAAAGATTGTAAGAGATACTATTAAGAGCATTGGTTATGACAATGATCAATATGGTTTTGATGGTAATACTTGTGCTGTTTTAGTTGCTATTGATGAACAATCACCTGATATTGCTCAAGGTGTTGATGATTCACTAGAAACAAGAGACAGCAGTGAAGATGATTTAGACAAGATTGGTGCTGGTGACCAAGGTTTGATGTTTGGTTACGCTGTTGACGAAACACCTGAATTAATGCCACTACCTATTTCTCTAAGTCACAAATTAATGAGAAAAATTGCACAACTTAGAAAAGAAGGTACTATTTCATATCTAAGACCTGATGCAAAAGCTGAAGTTACTGTTGAATATGATGATAATGATAAACCTGTCTCTGTTGATACTGTAGTTATCAGTACACAACATGATCCTGATGTTTCATTAGATCAAATCAGAAAAGACATGGTTGAAAAATTAATTAAGCAAGTTATTCCTGCTGAATTGTTAACTGACAAAACTAAGTACTTTATCAACCCAACAGGCCGTTTTGTTATCGGTGGACCACAAGGTGATGCCGGTCTTACTGGTCGTAAAATTATTGTTGATACTTACGGTGGTGCTGCTCACCACGGTGGTGGGGCATTCTCTGGTAAGGATGCAACTAAGGTTGATAGATCAGCAAGTTATGCTGCAAGATACATTGCTAAAAACATCGTTGCAGCTAAGTTAGCAAACCGTGTAGAAGTTCAAATTGCTTATGCTATTGGTGTTGCTAAGCCTGTTTCAATTTCAGTTAATACTTTTGGAACTGCTAAAGTTTCAGAAAGTGATTTAATTAAAGCTATCAGAGAAATTTTTGATTTAAGACCAGCTGGTATTATTAAGATGCTTGACTTGAAGCGTCCTATTTACAAACAAACAGCTGCTTATGGTCACTTTGGTAGAACTGATATTGATTTACCATGGGAACATCTAGATAAAGTTGACGATTTAAAGAATTATTTTAAATAA
- a CDS encoding VTT domain-containing protein, which yields MQTLIDFILHIDQHIINLVNFFGDWTYLLLFGVIFVETGVVIMPFLPGDSLLFAASAIAANSQYNLSITIFIILFLAASIIGDSLNFYLGEKIGYRLTQQKFFGKFIKPEQMEKSKEFFDKYGVLAIFIARFMPIIRTFAPFIAASSGYKYKKFVKYNVPACITWVLLCCGGGYFFGNIPFVQEHFSLVILGILLVTCIPAIVALFNKNK from the coding sequence ATGCAAACTTTAATAGATTTTATTCTTCACATTGATCAGCATATTATTAACTTAGTTAATTTTTTTGGTGATTGGACATACTTACTACTTTTTGGAGTCATCTTTGTAGAAACTGGTGTTGTTATAATGCCGTTCTTACCCGGTGACTCACTATTATTTGCTGCTTCTGCTATTGCCGCAAATTCACAATATAATTTAAGTATAACTATCTTTATTATATTGTTCCTTGCTGCTTCTATAATTGGTGATTCACTAAACTTCTATTTAGGTGAAAAAATCGGATACCGATTAACTCAACAAAAGTTCTTTGGAAAATTCATTAAACCAGAACAGATGGAAAAATCTAAGGAATTCTTTGATAAGTATGGTGTTCTAGCAATCTTCATCGCAAGATTTATGCCAATTATTAGAACCTTTGCTCCTTTCATCGCTGCATCAAGTGGTTATAAATATAAAAAATTTGTTAAATACAACGTACCAGCATGTATTACTTGGGTATTACTTTGTTGCGGTGGCGGTTATTTCTTCGGAAACATCCCCTTCGTACAAGAACACTTCTCATTAGTAATTTTAGGAATATTACTTGTTACTTGTATTCCAGCAATCGTTGCTCTATTTAACAAAAACAAATAA
- a CDS encoding peptidylprolyl isomerase, which yields MQYPQLNVNEQSKPMAIIKTNYGDIQLVLFPKEAPQTVENFTKLAEVGYYDNTSFHRVIKDFMIQGGDPTATGAGGESIWNRPFDDEFSKYLYNIRGALSMANSGPNTNGSQFFIVQNKNLPDNLVELMKKAKFPQEIIDEYVKRGGTPWLDFRHTVFGQVVKGMEIVDEIADAKVDDNDKPLQEVTVNKIEIFN from the coding sequence ATTCAGTATCCACAATTAAATGTAAATGAACAAAGTAAACCTATGGCTATTATTAAAACTAACTATGGGGATATTCAACTTGTGCTATTTCCAAAGGAAGCACCACAAACTGTAGAAAACTTTACTAAGTTAGCTGAAGTTGGATATTACGATAATACAAGTTTTCATAGAGTTATTAAAGATTTTATGATTCAAGGTGGAGATCCAACAGCAACAGGTGCTGGTGGTGAAAGTATCTGGAACCGTCCATTTGACGATGAATTTTCTAAGTATCTATATAACATTAGAGGAGCTTTATCAATGGCTAATTCAGGACCAAATACTAATGGAAGTCAATTCTTTATAGTTCAAAATAAGAATCTTCCAGATAATCTTGTTGAATTAATGAAGAAAGCTAAATTCCCACAAGAAATTATTGACGAATACGTTAAGCGTGGGGGAACACCATGGCTTGATTTTAGACATACTGTATTTGGACAAGTAGTTAAAGGTATGGAAATTGTTGATGAAATTGCAGATGCAAAAGTAGACGATAATGACAAACCATTACAAGAAGTTACAGTTAATAAAATAGAAATTTTTAATTAG
- a CDS encoding TIGR01906 family membrane protein, which produces MFSNISIKSKLLVGLIVIWAISASILLLLNFPVLYNYAIECFNLPEKSGISRHIMSDNFNNLVLYLQSPFVRHFNNLIAIDDYGRKHFSDVKNLMIFNNLLCTVTSLLLCKVCIYLNKKRLYWIMYTDIKYAYYLITAIFVFCVIDFNDFFIFFHNVMFRNKDWIFDVKTNPIIKVFPSEYFIFCGAFIYAMISIAMMVMYILSKRNLNKK; this is translated from the coding sequence GTGTTTAGCAATATATCTATTAAATCAAAGTTGCTTGTTGGGTTAATAGTAATTTGGGCTATATCTGCATCCATATTGTTATTACTAAATTTTCCCGTATTATATAACTACGCTATAGAATGCTTTAACTTGCCAGAAAAGAGTGGAATCAGCAGGCATATAATGTCTGATAATTTTAATAATTTGGTATTGTATTTACAATCACCGTTTGTTCGTCACTTCAACAATTTAATAGCTATTGACGATTACGGTAGAAAGCATTTTTCTGATGTAAAGAATTTAATGATTTTTAATAATTTATTATGTACAGTTACTAGTCTTTTATTATGCAAGGTATGTATATATTTAAATAAAAAGAGATTGTATTGGATAATGTATACAGATATAAAATACGCTTATTATCTAATTACAGCAATCTTTGTATTTTGTGTGATAGATTTTAATGACTTCTTTATATTCTTCCACAATGTAATGTTTAGAAACAAGGATTGGATCTTTGATGTAAAAACTAATCCTATAATCAAAGTCTTTCCCTCTGAATACTTTATATTTTGTGGGGCATTTATATATGCAATGATATCTATAGCTATGATGGTAATGTATATATTAAGTAAGCGTAATTTAAATAAAAAATAA
- a CDS encoding MDR family MFS transporter, which translates to MNIRKQKTNVLLVTIALFIATFMSAVEGTIVSTAMPTIVGDLHGVSLMNWVFSVYLLTNAISTPIYGKLSDQFGRKKIFMFGIIVFLIGSVLSGLATNMVSLIIWRAIQGMGAGVIMPLSYTIVADIYSDANRARILGLNGAIWGIASIIAPLIGGIIVDKLSWHWIFFINIPIGIIALAIFSFNFYEKYSSVKQSIDYRGMIYLSLLLLSLMYIIQMISDLPHTWQPISYCTFASIMLLILFVRNEHCAKDPIIPMKLLSNRTFVVQNIIAFLVSGFLMALEVYLPVWTQGIFGYPATISGFAITPTSVLWILGSFISGWLLTKMKPFYATMIGLLFVLGAAIWVFLLPFTVSYGWFFAIAAICGIGFGITITNGTVISQNSVNKSDVGVATSFNTLSRIFGQTLIVAVLGIFMNRQLTIGILHTDGANMDMINKLVNFKTFHEVPNRLLEPLRNVLFDSLHKVFLVCLIIIVFAVIVNLYDRVSEK; encoded by the coding sequence ATGAATATACGAAAGCAGAAAACAAACGTACTGTTAGTTACTATTGCTTTGTTCATAGCAACTTTTATGAGTGCTGTAGAAGGAACAATAGTTTCAACTGCTATGCCAACTATCGTAGGAGATTTACATGGTGTTTCATTGATGAACTGGGTTTTTTCAGTTTATTTATTAACTAATGCTATTTCTACTCCAATCTATGGAAAATTATCTGACCAATTTGGACGTAAGAAAATTTTTATGTTCGGAATTATTGTTTTTCTAATTGGATCAGTATTATCTGGATTGGCTACAAACATGGTTAGTTTGATAATTTGGCGTGCTATCCAAGGAATGGGTGCTGGAGTAATTATGCCACTATCATATACCATTGTTGCCGATATATATTCAGACGCTAATAGAGCACGGATTTTAGGCCTTAATGGGGCTATTTGGGGAATAGCTTCAATTATTGCACCTTTAATAGGTGGAATTATAGTTGATAAATTAAGTTGGCATTGGATATTTTTCATTAATATTCCTATTGGAATTATTGCATTAGCAATTTTTTCATTTAATTTTTATGAAAAATATTCTTCTGTTAAACAATCTATTGATTATAGAGGAATGATATATTTATCGTTATTATTATTATCCTTAATGTATATCATTCAAATGATTAGTGATTTGCCACATACCTGGCAACCAATTTCATATTGTACATTTGCATCCATAATGTTATTGATTTTGTTTGTTAGAAACGAGCATTGTGCTAAAGATCCTATAATACCAATGAAATTACTATCTAATAGAACTTTTGTGGTGCAAAATATTATTGCATTCTTAGTTAGTGGATTCTTAATGGCATTGGAAGTTTACTTACCAGTATGGACGCAAGGGATTTTTGGATATCCGGCTACTATATCGGGATTCGCTATAACACCAACTTCAGTTTTATGGATATTAGGTTCATTTATTTCTGGTTGGTTATTAACTAAGATGAAGCCTTTCTATGCCACAATGATAGGATTATTATTCGTATTAGGCGCTGCAATATGGGTTTTCTTACTACCATTTACAGTTTCATATGGATGGTTCTTCGCAATTGCAGCCATTTGTGGAATCGGTTTTGGAATAACCATTACCAATGGAACAGTTATTTCTCAAAATAGTGTTAATAAGAGTGATGTAGGTGTTGCTACTTCATTTAATACCTTGAGTCGTATTTTTGGTCAAACATTAATCGTAGCAGTATTAGGTATTTTTATGAATAGACAACTTACCATTGGAATATTGCATACAGATGGCGCTAATATGGATATGATAAATAAGTTAGTAAACTTTAAAACATTTCATGAAGTACCTAATCGTTTATTAGAACCATTAAGAAACGTTTTATTTGATTCATTACACAAAGTATTCTTGGTATGTTTAATAATTATTGTTTTTGCTGTAATTGTTAACTTATATGATCGAGTATCTGAAAAATAG
- a CDS encoding bifunctional metallophosphatase/5'-nucleotidase, which translates to MEKIAILHTNDLHSHFENWPRIKRYLINEKNKLEKQGYFVITVDLGDAMDRAHSLTESTNGKANVELLNQIHYDAVTIGNNEGLTNSKNELDHLYDNANFDVVLGNLFNLDDNKRPDWVKPDKLIETPGGNQLRLYGLTAPYHSTYELEGWNPVDDQKIIPDMLNNHPEDEVTVLLSHLGVTQDRLIASKFPKFDIIIGSHTHHLFLHGERDNHSLLAAAGKYGYYVGKITMNVQDNKVVSSEASVVKTSDLPVEDGDDEWIESLAHKGEAMLSEHKVANIPHDMENGLVDTPQIVKEFLSAMKQKAHTKAAIVNNGLFLDTLPKGIVDKNQLHKILPHSMHVTKSTFTGAELWRLMMEMKKNWKFLIQYQQKGMGFRGKYFGQLNYDGIKVDENTNDVYFDGEKIDFNKKYDIALLDHYIFIPFFPTVAIKGENHILYDQTLREVFASYLSEKYPLDRRD; encoded by the coding sequence TTGGAAAAAATTGCAATTTTGCATACTAATGACCTTCACTCACATTTTGAGAATTGGCCAAGAATCAAGAGATATTTAATTAACGAAAAGAACAAGTTAGAAAAACAAGGTTATTTTGTTATAACTGTGGATTTAGGTGATGCTATGGATCGTGCTCATTCATTAACTGAATCTACTAACGGAAAAGCAAACGTAGAATTATTAAACCAAATTCATTATGATGCAGTTACCATTGGTAACAATGAAGGCCTAACTAATAGTAAAAACGAATTAGACCATCTTTACGATAATGCTAACTTTGATGTAGTTTTAGGTAATTTATTTAATTTGGATGATAATAAGCGACCTGACTGGGTTAAACCAGATAAATTAATAGAGACACCTGGTGGTAATCAATTACGCTTGTATGGACTAACAGCACCATATCATTCAACTTATGAATTAGAGGGATGGAATCCTGTAGATGACCAAAAGATTATTCCAGACATGTTAAATAATCATCCAGAAGACGAAGTAACGGTATTATTATCACATTTAGGTGTAACCCAAGATAGATTGATTGCTAGTAAATTTCCTAAATTTGATATAATTATTGGTAGTCATACACACCATTTATTCCTTCATGGTGAAAGAGATAATCATTCACTTTTAGCTGCTGCCGGTAAATATGGTTACTATGTAGGTAAAATTACCATGAATGTACAAGATAATAAGGTGGTATCTAGTGAAGCATCAGTGGTTAAAACCAGTGATTTACCAGTGGAAGATGGTGATGACGAATGGATTGAATCACTTGCTCACAAGGGAGAAGCTATGTTATCTGAACATAAAGTAGCTAATATACCTCATGACATGGAAAATGGACTAGTGGATACACCACAAATCGTTAAAGAATTTTTATCCGCTATGAAGCAAAAAGCACATACTAAAGCTGCTATAGTAAATAATGGACTATTCTTAGATACTTTGCCTAAAGGTATAGTAGATAAAAATCAATTGCATAAAATTTTGCCACATTCAATGCATGTTACTAAGAGCACATTTACTGGTGCTGAACTATGGCGCTTGATGATGGAAATGAAGAAAAACTGGAAATTCTTGATTCAATATCAACAAAAAGGTATGGGATTTAGAGGAAAATATTTTGGACAATTAAACTATGACGGCATAAAAGTGGATGAAAATACAAATGATGTTTATTTTGATGGAGAAAAAATTGACTTCAATAAAAAATATGACATTGCTTTGTTAGATCATTATATTTTCATTCCATTTTTCCCAACTGTTGCAATAAAAGGAGAAAATCATATTTTATATGACCAAACTCTAAGAGAAGTTTTTGCAAGTTATTTATCTGAAAAATATCCCTTAGATAGGAGAGATTAA
- a CDS encoding TIGR01457 family HAD-type hydrolase, which translates to MSKYKGYFIDLDGTMYAGSKRIPAAKRFIERLQANSIDFLFVTNNTTKMPIDVVKNLSENHDIHVSEGNVYTAGLATADYVSNDAETNKVDKTVYVVGEKGLITALQQKGFTITDDHPSYVVVGLDNKATYDQLSTAVLLVRDGARFIGTNPDSNIPTEKGMQPGAGSLIKLVEYATQKEPVLIGKPKTIIMKNALNKIGLQKKDVVMVGDNYFTDISAGINFDMDTLLVYTGLSTKEQVSEQSIKPTHEVDSLDDWTV; encoded by the coding sequence TTGAGTAAATACAAGGGTTATTTCATTGACTTAGATGGAACTATGTACGCAGGAAGTAAAAGAATACCTGCCGCTAAGAGATTTATTGAACGATTACAAGCAAATTCAATTGACTTTTTGTTTGTGACTAATAACACTACTAAGATGCCAATAGATGTTGTAAAAAATCTTAGTGAAAACCATGATATACATGTAAGTGAAGGTAATGTATACACAGCTGGTTTGGCTACTGCTGATTATGTATCAAATGATGCCGAAACTAACAAAGTAGATAAAACTGTTTACGTAGTCGGTGAAAAAGGATTGATCACTGCTTTACAACAAAAGGGCTTTACTATTACCGATGATCATCCATCATATGTGGTAGTAGGTTTGGACAATAAAGCTACCTATGATCAATTAAGTACTGCCGTATTGTTAGTAAGAGATGGCGCTAGATTTATTGGTACTAATCCTGATAGTAATATTCCTACTGAAAAAGGGATGCAACCTGGAGCAGGTTCATTAATTAAGCTAGTGGAATATGCTACGCAAAAAGAACCAGTACTAATCGGAAAGCCTAAAACTATTATCATGAAAAATGCTTTGAATAAGATAGGCTTACAAAAGAAAGACGTCGTAATGGTGGGCGATAATTACTTTACTGATATTAGTGCTGGAATTAATTTTGATATGGATACTCTTCTAGTATATACAGGGTTGTCTACTAAAGAACAAGTTAGTGAACAATCTATTAAACCTACCCATGAAGTAGATTCATTAGATGATTGGACAGTATAG